One region of Chlorobiota bacterium genomic DNA includes:
- a CDS encoding RNA-binding transcriptional accessory protein — MIDIPSILSAELGLQAWQVQNALQLLDEGGTLPFIARYRKERTGEMNEIQLRDLFDRFAYLTELQERKEAILASIAEQGKLTDELRKTIEACLVKTDLEDLYLPFKPKRRTRATIAREKGLEPLAQRIRDLNTAAAPHVRLDQEATPFISIEHGVMTAQEALKGAADILAEEVAERAGHRAWIREFFLREGAFVTKVKDAFPEGTTKFEMYRQFRVPVSRIAAHTMLAMRRGEEEEVLTLELQFDEEGILAYLGTQEIRTRQLELREFLEAMLRDAFQRLMRASLIGEVRYQQKQVADAESIRTFEENLRNLLLASPAGMKPTLGVDPGFRTGCKIAVIDGTGQLIEYRTIFPHQSQREREAAGATVRTLIAQHGIQLVAVGNGTAGRETEAFLREALDASIPARGAVGSAVVPAVVPAVVMVSESGASVYSASEVAIEEFAELDLTVRGAISIGRRLQDPLAELVKIDPKSIGVGQYQHDVDQRLLKKKLEETVEGCVNHVGVDLNLASKELLGYVAGITPSVARSIVDHRNRLGAFRNRRELLNVPRFGAKAFEQAAGFLRIRGGDEPLDNTAVHPERYAVVERMAADLNIPLPEITRVPERLKSLDLQKYITDDVGQPTLRDILAELEKPGRDPRAEFRYANFSEGVKAIADLNVGMELEGVVTNVANFGAFVDIGVHQDGLVHISQLSDRFVNDPKTVVHVGQVVKVRVLEVNEQLRRISLTMRSGQAPARSNAPRARESQPAQRPFTVDDLKAKFGKG; from the coding sequence ATGATAGATATCCCATCCATCCTTTCCGCCGAGCTTGGCTTGCAGGCTTGGCAAGTGCAGAATGCGTTGCAGCTTCTGGACGAAGGGGGAACGCTCCCCTTTATTGCCCGCTACCGCAAGGAGCGCACCGGCGAGATGAATGAAATTCAGCTTCGCGACCTGTTTGACCGATTCGCTTATCTGACCGAGCTGCAAGAACGGAAAGAGGCGATCCTTGCCTCCATTGCCGAGCAAGGGAAGCTCACCGATGAGCTTCGAAAAACGATTGAAGCCTGCTTGGTGAAAACAGATTTGGAGGACCTCTACCTCCCTTTCAAGCCCAAGCGCCGCACGCGCGCAACCATCGCCCGCGAGAAGGGGCTGGAACCCCTTGCCCAGCGGATCCGCGACCTGAACACCGCCGCCGCGCCGCACGTTCGGTTGGACCAGGAAGCCACCCCGTTTATCAGCATAGAGCATGGCGTGATGACCGCTCAAGAAGCACTGAAAGGGGCCGCCGACATCCTTGCTGAAGAAGTTGCCGAGCGTGCAGGGCATCGCGCTTGGATCCGTGAGTTCTTCCTGCGCGAAGGGGCGTTTGTGACGAAGGTGAAGGACGCCTTCCCAGAGGGGACCACGAAGTTCGAGATGTACCGCCAGTTCCGCGTTCCGGTAAGCCGGATTGCTGCCCACACGATGCTGGCAATGCGCCGGGGGGAAGAAGAGGAGGTGCTGACGTTGGAGCTTCAGTTCGATGAGGAGGGCATTCTTGCATACTTGGGCACGCAGGAGATAAGAACCCGCCAACTTGAATTGCGCGAGTTCCTGGAAGCGATGCTCCGCGATGCCTTCCAGCGGCTGATGCGGGCATCGCTGATTGGCGAAGTTCGGTATCAGCAGAAGCAGGTGGCCGATGCCGAATCAATCCGAACGTTCGAGGAAAATTTGCGGAACCTTCTGCTGGCAAGTCCTGCCGGAATGAAGCCGACGCTTGGCGTAGACCCCGGGTTCCGCACCGGCTGCAAAATCGCGGTGATTGATGGCACCGGCCAGCTGATAGAGTACCGCACAATCTTCCCCCACCAATCCCAGCGCGAGCGCGAAGCCGCCGGGGCAACCGTTCGCACCCTGATAGCCCAGCACGGAATCCAGTTAGTGGCCGTTGGCAACGGAACCGCAGGGCGCGAAACCGAGGCATTCCTGCGCGAGGCGTTGGACGCATCCATTCCGGCGCGGGGAGCGGTGGGGTCAGCAGTGGTGCCAGCGGTGGTGCCAGCAGTAGTGATGGTAAGCGAATCGGGTGCCTCGGTCTATTCCGCCAGCGAGGTTGCCATCGAGGAATTTGCCGAGCTTGACCTTACCGTGCGTGGTGCGATTAGCATCGGGCGGCGGCTGCAGGATCCACTTGCGGAGCTGGTGAAGATTGACCCAAAGTCAATCGGCGTTGGCCAGTATCAACACGACGTTGACCAACGGTTGCTGAAAAAGAAATTGGAGGAAACGGTGGAAGGGTGTGTGAACCATGTGGGGGTGGATCTGAATCTGGCCAGCAAGGAGTTGCTGGGGTATGTTGCCGGCATCACCCCCAGCGTGGCCCGCAGCATTGTGGACCACCGCAACCGCTTGGGCGCATTCCGCAACCGGCGCGAGCTTCTGAACGTGCCCCGGTTTGGAGCAAAGGCGTTCGAGCAAGCCGCAGGATTCCTGCGGATTCGTGGTGGCGACGAACCGCTGGACAACACCGCGGTCCACCCCGAGCGGTATGCCGTGGTGGAGCGCATGGCCGCCGATTTGAACATCCCGTTGCCGGAAATCACCCGCGTGCCCGAGCGATTGAAATCCCTGGATTTGCAGAAATACATCACCGACGATGTTGGCCAGCCAACCCTGCGCGATATCCTTGCCGAGCTTGAAAAACCAGGCCGCGACCCACGCGCCGAATTCCGCTACGCCAATTTTTCCGAAGGGGTAAAAGCCATTGCCGATTTGAACGTTGGGATGGAGTTGGAAGGGGTGGTGACGAACGTGGCAAACTTTGGGGCGTTTGTGGACATTGGCGTGCACCAAGATGGACTGGTGCATATCTCACAACTTTCGGACCGGTTTGTGAACGATCCCAAAACAGTGGTGCATGTTGGGCAAGTGGTAAAAGTTCGGGTGCTGGAGGTGAACGAACAGTTGCGCCGAATCAGCCTAACAATGCGCAGCGGCCAAGCCCCGGCCCGCTCCAACGCCCCACGCGCACGGGAATCCCAGCCAGCCCAACGCCCTTTTACCGTTGATGATTTGAAGGCAAAGTTTGGGAAGGGATAA
- a CDS encoding amidohydrolase, whose amino-acid sequence MRRNERLVEIRRTLHANPELAFQEYETSALAQSVLRELGIETLTGVAQTGVVGVLRGGATTEASKCVALRGDMDALPIHEETGLPFASRNPGKMHACGHDSHTTMALGAAMILSEIRDQLPGTVKFLLQPSEEKLPGGASVMIADGALQNPAVDAIFGQHVAPMAPAGAVGFFPGTMMASADELYITVRGRGGHAAMPQLSVDPIITACELVTSLQKIVSRNVDPFQPAVLTIAKIQGGSATNIIPDEVKIEGTLRAMNEEWRRNAHAMIENTLKGVCLTNGAEYDLEIRLGYPALQNDPWATKFAQESARQMLGQQAVFDAPPMMGAEDFAYYLEKVPGTFWWIGAGTREQGCMGGLHNPKFTIHESILPVGSALMAWVAYRYLVEQGN is encoded by the coding sequence ATGCGCCGCAACGAACGCCTTGTGGAAATCCGCCGGACGCTTCATGCAAACCCAGAGCTTGCGTTCCAGGAATATGAGACCTCGGCACTGGCGCAATCGGTGCTGCGGGAGTTGGGAATTGAGACGTTGACCGGGGTTGCACAAACCGGAGTGGTGGGGGTGTTGCGCGGCGGGGCAACCACCGAAGCAAGCAAGTGCGTGGCCCTGCGTGGCGATATGGACGCGCTTCCAATTCACGAAGAAACGGGGCTTCCGTTTGCCAGCCGCAACCCCGGGAAGATGCACGCCTGCGGCCACGACTCGCACACCACCATGGCGTTGGGCGCGGCAATGATCCTTTCGGAAATCCGCGACCAACTTCCCGGGACCGTGAAGTTCCTGCTGCAACCAAGCGAAGAAAAACTTCCAGGGGGAGCCTCGGTGATGATTGCCGACGGCGCGCTGCAGAACCCTGCGGTGGATGCGATCTTTGGCCAGCACGTTGCGCCAATGGCCCCGGCCGGTGCCGTCGGATTTTTCCCGGGGACCATGATGGCCAGTGCCGACGAACTGTACATCACCGTTCGCGGACGCGGCGGCCATGCAGCAATGCCACAGCTGTCGGTGGACCCCATCATCACCGCGTGCGAGCTGGTGACATCGCTCCAGAAAATCGTGAGCCGGAACGTGGACCCGTTCCAACCGGCAGTGCTGACGATTGCAAAGATTCAGGGGGGATCGGCAACGAACATCATTCCCGATGAGGTGAAAATTGAAGGCACCCTGCGGGCCATGAACGAAGAATGGCGGCGCAACGCACACGCCATGATCGAGAACACCTTGAAAGGGGTTTGCTTAACGAACGGGGCGGAGTACGATTTGGAAATCCGGCTTGGATACCCGGCGTTGCAGAACGACCCCTGGGCCACGAAGTTCGCGCAGGAATCGGCGCGGCAGATGCTGGGGCAGCAAGCGGTGTTCGATGCCCCGCCGATGATGGGCGCGGAGGATTTTGCCTACTATCTGGAGAAAGTCCCCGGGACCTTCTGGTGGATTGGCGCGGGAACCCGCGAGCAAGGCTGCATGGGGGGATTGCACAACCCCAAATTCACCATCCACGAAAGCATCCTTCCCGTTGGCAGCGCGCTGATGGCATGGGTGGCCTACCGGTATTTGGTGGAGCAGGGGAATTAA
- a CDS encoding sugar transferase, producing the protein MSTISAPARKGSARPHLPENAAPQSLEHSLEQNALWAILSGINTASPAPHHPLLQRLFDVTVSASLLLLLAPLLSIIWLRLLQTGTVPLYRHARIGRHGKRFTCLKFSTMYPDSDEVLRRHLRDNPLARLQWETYRKLRNDPRVTPFGRFLRRTSFDELPQLWNVLRGEMSIVGPRPILPHESQSYGSALAIYQSVRPGLTGLWQVSGRSKLGFRERVMLDMLHICNRTFWLDLVILIKTIGVVIRGNGAW; encoded by the coding sequence ATGTCAACCATTTCTGCGCCCGCACGCAAGGGTTCCGCACGCCCACACCTGCCCGAAAACGCTGCGCCACAATCGTTGGAGCATTCGTTGGAACAGAACGCCTTGTGGGCGATTCTTTCCGGCATCAACACCGCCAGCCCCGCCCCACATCACCCACTGCTGCAACGGCTGTTCGACGTTACCGTGTCGGCATCGCTGCTGCTGCTGCTTGCCCCGCTCCTCTCCATTATCTGGCTTCGCTTGTTGCAAACCGGAACCGTGCCGTTGTATCGCCACGCACGGATTGGCCGCCACGGGAAGCGGTTTACCTGCTTGAAGTTCAGCACCATGTACCCCGATTCCGATGAGGTGCTGCGCCGCCACCTGCGCGATAACCCGCTGGCCCGGTTGCAGTGGGAGACCTACCGGAAGCTCCGGAACGACCCTCGCGTCACCCCGTTCGGGCGGTTCCTGCGCCGCACCAGTTTCGATGAACTTCCCCAGCTGTGGAATGTGCTGCGGGGCGAGATGAGCATTGTTGGCCCGCGCCCGATCCTTCCGCACGAATCGCAAAGCTACGGCAGCGCACTTGCCATTTATCAATCCGTCCGCCCGGGCCTGACAGGGCTGTGGCAGGTTAGCGGGCGAAGCAAACTGGGATTCCGCGAACGGGTGATGCTTGATATGCTGCATATCTGCAACCGCACGTTCTGGCTGGACCTAGTGATCTTGATAAAAACCATTGGAGTGGTGATCCGCGGGAACGGCGCGTGGTAA
- a CDS encoding TonB-dependent receptor, protein MIDFARGVCRWVPPIVAVILLAAASATAQQSAIVRGTVVDSATTNPTPGARVSARSLRDTATIIAGAIADRAGNFSVELPSAGGYLLQITSVGYQPRSVVARVGGGDLQLGRIVLAPRDVQGNEVVVSDQRLAAVQNGDTTELDAKAFKTAPDANVEDLVRKMPTITMQDGKIKAQGEDVQKVLVDGRPFFGDDPTATMRNLPAEMVDKIQIYDQQGDQSQFTGFNTGNSNKTINVVTRPTMRNGQFGKIYGGYGLDNKYKAGGNFSLFNGDTRISIIAQTNNVSEQNFAIEDILGAMGGGGGMFGGGMGRVMMAMGRPHGGGSSGGGGGRWSRGGGGISDFLVDSREGLSTTHAAGVNYSDRFGSVADLTASYFFNLTNTESEQTLLRQYVLPSASNQRYNEQNNSESDNINHRFNAKLDLRLDSLNSITLRPRLTLQQNDGSSSLRGNNSAGEVQTGASNSTTATDLTGLSFSNDLLFRHSFGTPGRTFSANLSTSYNSNIGTSNQRSDNSFLQPSPSFDTLIQNADLDKNGWSASGNLSYTEPLATGMGLLFSYAPSVSVSNSDQQTMSPLDGGTVGESAMVLDSALSSRAESRTTTHTGGVTYQYRDSTWELSAGASYQWSGFQYDDQFPIPSTVERTYGDLLPTASVRYNFSRDASLRLSYRTSVSMPGVDQLQSALNNSNPLLLSIGDPSLQESYQHNLFVRYSSTNVPSASNFFAMLGGSLTSSYIGNQTIIPTRDTTLANGVAIQQGAQLTQPINLDGYISARSFASYGFPVSFLKSNLNLFASANYTRTPGIINNVQNDAHAPSVGIGVVLSSNISEAVDFTISNNFTGNLVRNSVRQDQNTEYTNNIARARLSWTLFENVVLGTDLTHQSNNGLAEENNGDYLLWNASLGVKFLPENRGELRLAVNDILNQNTSVSRTVNDAYIEDLKSTVLGRYALLTFTYSIRNFGGMSLPTPFPPPGGDAPPPPPPGR, encoded by the coding sequence ATGATTGATTTTGCACGCGGCGTTTGCCGTTGGGTTCCGCCGATTGTTGCTGTGATATTGCTGGCTGCTGCCTCCGCCACCGCGCAGCAATCGGCCATTGTTCGCGGCACCGTGGTGGATTCCGCCACAACCAACCCCACGCCCGGGGCGCGGGTTTCGGCGCGCAGCCTGCGCGACACCGCTACAATCATTGCCGGGGCCATTGCCGACCGCGCCGGAAATTTCAGCGTGGAGCTCCCTTCCGCGGGCGGCTACCTTCTGCAGATCACCTCCGTTGGCTACCAGCCGCGGAGCGTTGTGGCGCGGGTTGGCGGCGGCGATCTCCAGCTTGGACGAATCGTGCTGGCCCCCCGCGACGTTCAGGGGAATGAGGTTGTGGTCAGCGACCAACGCCTTGCCGCGGTGCAGAATGGCGACACCACCGAGCTTGACGCAAAAGCCTTCAAGACCGCGCCCGATGCCAACGTGGAGGACCTTGTGCGGAAGATGCCAACCATCACCATGCAGGATGGAAAGATCAAAGCGCAAGGGGAAGATGTTCAGAAAGTTCTGGTGGATGGCCGCCCGTTTTTTGGCGACGACCCCACCGCAACCATGCGGAACCTTCCGGCCGAGATGGTGGATAAAATTCAGATTTACGACCAGCAAGGGGATCAGTCGCAGTTCACCGGGTTCAACACCGGGAACTCCAACAAAACCATCAACGTCGTCACCCGCCCCACCATGCGGAACGGCCAGTTCGGCAAGATCTACGGCGGGTACGGCTTGGATAACAAGTACAAAGCTGGCGGGAATTTCAGCCTGTTCAATGGCGACACCCGCATCTCCATCATTGCCCAAACCAACAACGTTAGCGAGCAGAATTTTGCGATTGAAGATATCCTGGGCGCGATGGGCGGCGGCGGCGGAATGTTCGGCGGTGGAATGGGGCGAGTGATGATGGCCATGGGTCGCCCGCATGGTGGCGGAAGCAGTGGTGGTGGCGGCGGGCGTTGGTCAAGAGGGGGCGGGGGCATCAGCGATTTCCTTGTTGACAGCCGCGAGGGGCTTTCCACAACCCATGCCGCGGGGGTGAATTACTCGGATCGTTTCGGCAGCGTGGCCGATCTGACCGCCAGCTATTTCTTCAACCTTACGAACACCGAATCGGAGCAGACACTGCTGCGCCAGTACGTTCTTCCTTCGGCCAGCAACCAGCGGTACAACGAGCAGAACAACAGCGAAAGCGACAATATCAACCACCGGTTCAACGCAAAATTGGATCTGCGTTTGGACTCGCTCAACTCCATTACGCTCCGCCCCCGGCTTACTTTGCAGCAAAACGATGGAAGCAGCAGCCTGCGTGGAAACAACAGCGCGGGCGAGGTCCAGACCGGAGCCAGCAACAGCACAACCGCTACCGATTTAACCGGCCTTTCCTTCTCGAACGACCTTCTGTTCCGCCACAGTTTTGGCACGCCGGGGCGGACCTTCTCGGCAAATCTTTCCACCAGCTACAACAGTAACATCGGGACCAGCAACCAGCGTTCGGATAACAGCTTCCTGCAGCCTTCGCCATCGTTCGACACGCTGATCCAGAATGCGGACCTGGACAAAAACGGGTGGTCGGCATCGGGGAATCTTTCTTACACCGAGCCGCTGGCCACGGGGATGGGATTGCTCTTCAGCTACGCCCCTTCGGTGTCGGTAAGCAACAGCGACCAACAGACGATGTCGCCGTTGGATGGTGGGACCGTGGGGGAGTCCGCAATGGTGCTGGATTCCGCGCTTAGCAGCCGCGCCGAATCGCGCACCACAACGCACACCGGCGGGGTGACCTACCAGTACCGCGATTCAACGTGGGAACTGAGTGCCGGGGCTTCCTACCAGTGGTCCGGCTTCCAGTATGATGACCAATTCCCGATTCCGTCAACGGTGGAGCGCACCTACGGGGACCTGCTTCCCACCGCCTCGGTTCGCTACAACTTCTCGCGCGATGCAAGCCTGCGGTTAAGCTATCGCACTTCGGTATCAATGCCCGGGGTGGACCAATTGCAATCGGCGTTGAACAACAGCAATCCACTGCTGCTAAGCATCGGGGACCCGTCGTTGCAGGAAAGCTACCAGCATAATCTGTTCGTGCGGTATTCCTCCACCAACGTCCCGTCGGCCAGCAACTTTTTTGCGATGCTGGGGGGAAGCCTTACCAGCAGCTACATCGGCAACCAAACGATTATCCCCACGCGGGACACAACGTTGGCCAATGGCGTGGCGATTCAGCAAGGGGCGCAGCTGACGCAGCCGATAAATCTGGATGGCTACATCAGCGCACGCTCGTTTGCCAGCTACGGCTTCCCGGTCAGCTTCTTGAAATCGAACCTGAACTTGTTTGCCTCGGCCAACTACACCCGCACCCCTGGTATCATCAACAACGTGCAGAACGATGCGCACGCCCCTTCGGTCGGGATTGGCGTGGTGCTAAGCAGCAATATCAGCGAGGCGGTGGATTTCACCATCTCCAACAACTTCACCGGCAACCTTGTCCGCAACTCCGTTCGCCAGGACCAGAACACCGAGTACACCAACAACATCGCACGGGCGCGGCTAAGCTGGACCCTGTTCGAGAATGTTGTGCTGGGGACCGACCTTACCCACCAATCGAACAACGGTCTGGCCGAAGAAAACAACGGCGATTATCTTCTGTGGAACGCCAGCTTGGGGGTGAAGTTTTTGCCGGAGAATCGTGGCGAGCTGCGGCTGGCGGTCAACGACATCTTGAACCAGAACACCAGCGTCTCACGCACGGTGAACGATGCCTATATTGAGGACCTGAAATCAACCGTCCTGGGCCGTTACGCGCTTCTGACGTTCACCTACAGCATCCGTAATTTTGGCGGCATGAGCTTGCCCACCCCCTTCCCTCCGCCAGGTGGCGACGCACCGCCACCACCGCCACCAGGGCGGTAA
- a CDS encoding peptidase M14, whose translation MHPTAILAQHRSETGNSQQRTPALLAVAAPMLAISLAAALLSAFLAACSSTPTKTSSALAHDTSATEQAAGGISAIPLSHGAPQPYDPPGSVITTSRAIEPASRWVRDFDEDGIGFATNFAGARLGRISRTSDSDFVAVVKPENAPINNSPWYAFKVWSRTRRTIRLHLAYDGGDHRYTPTISHDGTHWRRLESSRVERERATGNATIWLDVGRDTLWVAARQLFTADRVRSWEDSLARLPFVRLDVIGTSTQGRPLRRLTIGEGKEGQILVIGRQHPPEVAGAWALEGFVRQLTTQTPLAESFRQRFRVQVVALVNPDGVEGGHWRHNAGGVDLNRDWFSFNQPETRAVRDAFLQSVGSPAEVLFGLDFHSTWSDVFYTLDSTVAVRLPLLTERWIQQIEESIPGFTPRVEPSNLESPIFKSWFVRQFGAPAVTYEMGDGVGEQRAETIGAIAAEQLMKLLLES comes from the coding sequence ATGCACCCAACAGCTATTCTTGCTCAACATCGTTCGGAAACCGGCAACAGCCAGCAACGCACCCCTGCGTTGCTGGCTGTTGCCGCTCCGATGCTGGCCATATCGCTTGCCGCCGCGCTGCTCTCAGCCTTTTTGGCGGCCTGTTCCTCAACCCCAACAAAAACATCGTCGGCACTGGCCCACGACACTTCGGCAACGGAGCAGGCGGCTGGGGGGATTTCGGCAATCCCCCTTTCGCACGGTGCGCCGCAGCCGTACGATCCGCCGGGGTCGGTCATCACCACCAGCCGCGCAATCGAGCCGGCCAGCCGGTGGGTGCGCGATTTTGACGAGGATGGAATTGGGTTCGCAACCAATTTTGCGGGAGCGCGGCTGGGCCGGATTTCCCGCACCAGCGACAGCGATTTTGTGGCGGTGGTGAAGCCGGAAAACGCACCGATCAACAACAGCCCGTGGTATGCCTTCAAGGTCTGGTCCCGCACGCGCCGCACCATCCGGCTCCACTTGGCCTACGACGGCGGGGACCACCGCTACACCCCCACCATCAGCCACGACGGAACCCATTGGCGGCGGCTGGAATCAAGCCGGGTGGAGCGGGAACGCGCCACCGGCAACGCCACCATCTGGTTGGATGTTGGCCGCGACACGTTGTGGGTGGCCGCGCGCCAGCTGTTCACCGCCGATCGGGTCCGAAGCTGGGAAGATTCGTTGGCCAGGCTGCCGTTCGTTCGGTTGGATGTGATTGGGACCTCAACCCAAGGCCGCCCGCTGCGGCGGCTGACGATAGGGGAAGGGAAAGAAGGGCAGATTCTGGTGATTGGGCGGCAGCACCCCCCCGAGGTGGCAGGGGCTTGGGCACTGGAAGGATTTGTGCGCCAGCTAACAACCCAAACGCCCCTTGCCGAATCGTTCCGCCAGCGGTTCAGGGTCCAAGTGGTTGCGCTGGTGAACCCCGACGGGGTGGAAGGTGGGCATTGGCGGCACAACGCCGGCGGGGTGGACCTGAATCGCGATTGGTTCAGCTTCAACCAGCCGGAAACGCGGGCGGTGCGCGATGCGTTCCTGCAATCGGTTGGCAGCCCAGCCGAGGTGCTGTTCGGGCTGGATTTCCATTCCACATGGAGTGACGTTTTCTACACGCTGGACAGCACCGTGGCGGTGCGCTTGCCACTGCTTACCGAGCGGTGGATTCAGCAAATTGAAGAATCCATCCCGGGCTTTACCCCTCGTGTCGAGCCTTCCAACCTAGAGTCGCCGATCTTCAAAAGTTGGTTCGTGCGCCAGTTCGGCGCCCCGGCGGTGACGTATGAAATGGGGGATGGAGTTGGGGAGCAGCGGGCCGAAACTATCGGGGCGATTGCTGCCGAGCAGTTGATGAAGCTGCTGCTGGAATCGTGA
- the pgsA gene encoding CDP-diacylglycerol--glycerol-3-phosphate 3-phosphatidyltransferase, which translates to MRPEHLPNIITASRIVLTPLFIYLMMSGDSAMVQASAAVFLVAAISDWYDGWYARKYNAMTSFGRFFDPLADKVLIGAAFFAFAFLDILSLWMVLVIVGRDVLVTVLRVVADRRNQPVVTSNLAKWKTALQLVFLWYVVLVFTLQNVAWLREYISAATIKGLLSPWVVTSSMLLLTLLSIITAVQYLIANRHVLRFINGKFIRTSS; encoded by the coding sequence ATGCGTCCCGAACATCTGCCGAACATCATCACCGCATCGCGGATTGTGCTTACGCCACTATTCATCTATTTGATGATGAGCGGCGACAGCGCGATGGTGCAAGCCTCGGCAGCAGTGTTTTTGGTTGCGGCCATCAGCGATTGGTACGACGGCTGGTACGCCCGCAAATACAATGCCATGACCAGCTTCGGACGCTTCTTCGATCCCCTTGCCGACAAGGTGCTGATTGGCGCGGCCTTCTTTGCCTTTGCATTTCTGGACATCCTTTCCCTGTGGATGGTTCTGGTGATTGTTGGCCGCGACGTGTTGGTGACGGTGCTTCGGGTGGTTGCCGACCGCCGGAACCAGCCGGTTGTCACCAGCAACCTTGCCAAATGGAAAACGGCGTTGCAGCTGGTGTTCCTGTGGTACGTGGTGCTGGTTTTCACGCTGCAGAACGTGGCGTGGTTGCGGGAATACATCTCCGCAGCAACCATCAAGGGGTTGCTGTCGCCGTGGGTTGTCACAAGCTCGATGCTGTTGCTGACCCTTCTTTCCATTATCACCGCGGTGCAATATCTGATTGCTAACCGCCACGTTCTTCGATTTATCAATGGCAAGTTCATCCGCACTTCTTCGTAA
- a CDS encoding phosphatidylglycerophosphatase A, with protein MASSSALLRKHNIPFWKQLVASGLFTGLSPVASGTVASAVAVGFYFVPGLANPWAMLAMAGVAFGVGLWLAGPCEEALGDDPSFVTIDEFAGQWITLASPLVIGQPHWQWAVICFFTFRAFDIAKIWPASYFDRRRGPLGIMADDVVAGIYANLASHIIWYGLSFAGLVTKFLGEQ; from the coding sequence ATGGCAAGTTCATCCGCACTTCTTCGTAAACACAACATCCCTTTTTGGAAGCAGTTGGTGGCCAGCGGGTTGTTCACGGGGCTTTCGCCGGTGGCCTCGGGGACCGTGGCAAGCGCGGTGGCGGTGGGGTTCTATTTTGTCCCGGGCCTTGCCAATCCTTGGGCCATGCTGGCAATGGCTGGGGTGGCGTTCGGGGTGGGATTGTGGCTTGCCGGCCCCTGCGAAGAAGCCCTGGGCGACGACCCCAGCTTCGTCACGATTGATGAGTTCGCCGGGCAGTGGATCACGCTGGCCTCGCCGCTGGTGATTGGCCAGCCCCATTGGCAATGGGCGGTGATCTGCTTCTTCACCTTCCGCGCTTTCGACATCGCCAAGATTTGGCCCGCCAGCTACTTCGACCGCCGCCGCGGCCCCCTGGGCATCATGGCCGACGACGTGGTTGCCGGAATCTACGCCAACCTTGCCAGCCACATCATCTGGTACGGCCTTTCGTTCGCCGGCCTTGTGACGAAATTTTTGGGCGAACAGTAG